One Niallia circulans DNA segment encodes these proteins:
- a CDS encoding metal-sensitive transcriptional regulator: MDYNEQIKNRVKRIEGQLRGILKMMEDNKDCKEVITQLSASRTGIDRTIGLIVSSNLIECVREADKNGENTEELVKEAVNLLVKSR; the protein is encoded by the coding sequence ATGGATTATAATGAACAAATAAAAAATAGAGTTAAACGTATAGAAGGACAGTTAAGAGGAATTTTAAAAATGATGGAAGATAATAAAGATTGCAAGGAAGTAATTACACAATTATCTGCATCAAGAACTGGAATTGACCGAACAATAGGATTAATTGTTAGCTCAAATTTGATTGAATGTGTTAGGGAAGCTGATAAAAATGGCGAGAATACAGAGGAATTAGTAAAAGAAGCTGTAAACCTACTTGTAAAAAGCAGATAA